The window AAATTGAGTGACTAGCCTTGTAAATCTGCAGTGACGGTGTAAGTTGAAGCAGGTTCAATCAAAGCAATGTGTACTTGCTGTTTTTATTTACATTTTGAGTGACTTAGGTTCTCCTTCACCAAATGTCTTGTTCGATTTATAAAGTTCAAGCAAATAAGTAGCTGCTCAAAAATAAGTTAAATTATCATTTTCTACAAAACGCTTATTTAATATCAATATATACTTGTTTTTTCCGAGATAAAAAATCAAATTAACCCATTAAATTAACCTAATATAAATAATATGCATTGAAAACTTGATGCCTGATAGGTTGTTGCCCAGGCCATCACCTTATTGCACTTGGCTACGGACGAAGTAGTACTACTACATGCACAAACAGAAATTAAGAAACCGAAGAGTTTTGTTTATACTTCACAAAACTTCATCGCACATTTCATATGACTCATACAATTAATCACAAATTATCTTAATTAATCCCCATAACTAAAGTCTACACGAGGGAAAACACTTATTCACGTATTTATTACTATTAGAGGTGGCGGAAAACGGGCTCACATTTGGTCGAGTAGATTCTTCATCTCAGCACGTGGTTTGCACTTGGCTACCAAGGGTTCAACTTTTACAAGGTTGAAGTTAAGAGATTCAGTCATATCAACCATCTTTCCGTTTAACCTTTCCCAATCAAAGCATTGAATTAGCACGCCCAAAGTTGCCTCAATCACATGAAGTGCCAAACCTTCACCCGGACAACTCCTCCTTCCAAACCCAAATGGCATAAACTTGAAACCATCCCTTGTTCCTTCTAACCCTTCAAACCGTTCTGGATTGAAGCTCTCAGGGTCGTTCCACAATTTAGGGTCACGTTGTATGGACCATTGATTAACAATAAGCATGGTCCCGCGTGGGACATTATAGTCCCCAATAACACAATCTTTTGACGACTCACGAGGAACGAGTAATGGACCTGGAGGGTATAGTCGTAATGTCTCATTTATAATACAACGAAGGTAAGGTAGGTCAACTAGGTCTGACTCCTCAACAAGTCGATCTTTTCCTATAACTCTATCAATTTCATTTCTTGATTTTTGCAGAACATGTGGGTGGTTTAGCAGAAGTGATAAGCACCATTCCATTGTTCCGGTCGTAGTATCAGAACCAGCAGATAATAGAATCTGATGATATTAAAATCCAAAAAAAGAAATCTTGTCATTGTACTTTATAGCAATATATACTTTTATTagcatataaatatacaaacacttTTTTGTCAAATAGGTAAAAATGAATACATAACTCATGATCTTATTCTACTTTAATACTTAGTAGATTGTATGTCTTAACAATTCCACACCGTATCCATTCCATAGCTTGTAATTGACCTATTTAACCCATTTTTAGACACAACTTCACGCGATATAACCAATAATAATAGGTAAGCATATCATAATCACCTCAATAGGCTACAAACATTCTAATATAAATTTTACAATCAGAACCAAACACACGAGTTAGAGATCTTACCAGCATAAAGCTTCTGATCATTTCATCAGTGTAATAATTTGGATCCGATTCTTGTAACGATAACAATAATTGAATCATAGTCTTCTTGTTCTTTACCACCCCTTCTGATTTCCTAAACTGTTCAATGAAACCTTGAAAGAAAATATCTCTTTTATTTTTCAACGAGATTAACTTATTTTTGTATCCATTCTGTACGAAATTTCTCAGAAATGGCAAAAAATCTCCAAGATACGGGATCATACCAAGCAAAAATGTCTCTTCTAATATCTCGCTAAACTGTTTCCCTTCTTCATCAGCTGCACCAATATCACCTACAAAATACCTGTTACCTGATATGATCCTCATCATTATATTCAGCATTAATTCATTCAAAACCGCCTttacattcacatgtgaatgtacAGAAGAAACAGACGCATTCTGAATTTTACGTATCAATAGTTTTTCTTCATCAACTAGTATATCATGAAATTCTTTACGGCTATGCATAGAAAAGAGGGCAGTCGAAGCAATACGGCGCAAGTTACGCCAGTTGTCACCATATGGAGCCCAGTTAAGACTAGTGTTGTTGTTGCCTATAATTTTACCATATAACGTATGAGGACGATTGGTAAATATGACGTCATTTTTGGTGAAACATTCTTGTGATGCGGAAGGGGATGAGATTAACAGGAGATGGCGACTACCTAATTGGAGGTTGAGAATGGGTCCATGTTTGATCGAGAGTTTGGCAAGTGTTTGGTGAAGTGGCGGTTTTAGAAGGTAGAGATGACCAATCACCGGGAGAGATGGGAAGATGGTCGGTGGCAAAttggaaaattttcgaccaaagtgTGATGTGAAGAGATATGACAATACAACGAATATAAGAGACATGTATAGATAAAGGATCTCCATTGTTTTAA of the Rutidosis leptorrhynchoides isolate AG116_Rl617_1_P2 chromosome 5, CSIRO_AGI_Rlap_v1, whole genome shotgun sequence genome contains:
- the LOC139850355 gene encoding cytochrome P450 81Q32-like, producing MEILYLYMSLIFVVLSYLFTSHFGRKFSNLPPTIFPSLPVIGHLYLLKPPLHQTLAKLSIKHGPILNLQLGSRHLLLISSPSASQECFTKNDVIFTNRPHTLYGKIIGNNNTSLNWAPYGDNWRNLRRIASTALFSMHSRKEFHDILVDEEKLLIRKIQNASVSSVHSHVNVKAVLNELMLNIMMRIISGNRYFVGDIGAADEEGKQFSEILEETFLLGMIPYLGDFLPFLRNFVQNGYKNKLISLKNKRDIFFQGFIEQFRKSEGVVKNKKTMIQLLLSLQESDPNYYTDEMIRSFMLILLSAGSDTTTGTMEWCLSLLLNHPHVLQKSRNEIDRVIGKDRLVEESDLVDLPYLRCIINETLRLYPPGPLLVPRESSKDCVIGDYNVPRGTMLIVNQWSIQRDPKLWNDPESFNPERFEGLEGTRDGFKFMPFGFGRRSCPGEGLALHVIEATLGVLIQCFDWERLNGKMVDMTESLNFNLVKVEPLVAKCKPRAEMKNLLDQM